The genomic stretch GATTCCCGGGGATGTCGAGCCGGAGACGATTGCCGGTATTATAGCCGATGAAGCAGCTATTGGGATGATTAATAAGAAGACAACCGCGGTGCGGGTCATTCCCGCCATCGGCAAAAAGGTCGGCGAGCGGGTAGAATTTGGTGGACTGTTGGGAGGAGCTCCGGTCATTAGGCTTAATCCCTTTTCCTCCCGTGACTTTATCCGCCGCGGGGGCAGAATTCCGGCGCCGATCACGAGTCTGTCGAATTAAGTGAAGAGGACATAGCAGATATAGAAAAAGGAACAAGCAGCTTTGATGAACTGCACCCAATTGTTAGACATACCCAACAATTGGAGGTTGGAAATGGTATGATAAACTGGACACTAAGATAAGAGAAAAAGGTGACAGTTTATGAGTAGGAGAAGTTATGGTTGGATCCCTTTTTCCACAAACAAATATTGCATATAAGCTTCTCTTACTTTTCCGTAAAGTAGCCTTGATATAGGAGCGCTTTGATGAGCATATGTAATAAGTTCTCTGCCGTTTATTTCCTGTATACAGCACATATTTACGATACACGAACGGTGCACTTTAACGAACTCTTCACGGCTCAGTAGCTCAGGCTCAAAGTCGGAGAGCGAACCATAGATTTCTTTTACACTGCCATCATTGATGTGAAAATATAGCTTCTTATTGATGACTTCTAAAAACTCTAGCCTACTAAAGGGTATACGCATCACTCCCGAGGCTGTCTTAATATTTAAGGCAGCCTCTTCTTTATGTGAATCCAGAAAAAGGCTATCCAGAACAGGGTAGAGCTTTTCTGGGGCACAGGGTTTGAGTAAATAGTAATAAGCATCGACAGCATAGCTTTCAATTGCAAATTCAGGTGAAGATGTCAAGAAGATAATTCTTACCTCACTGTCAAATCGCCTAATTTCATGAGCTGCCTCCATACCATTTACTCCAGGCATTAGTATGTCAAGTAGTAGGACATCATAGATACCTTTACGCATGGTTTCTAAAAGTTCTATGGCATTGGAGAAAGTCACATATTTCATAGTGGCTTTCTTCTCAGCTTGATATTTTTTCATTAGATTAGTAAGACGAGTAAGCTCTTGTACATCATCATCACAAATAGCAATCTTTAGCACTACGATGCCTCCTAGTGTTAATATAACCCAAGTATATTTTATCATAATAACAGAGAATAGTTTGAATCTTGGTCAAACTTTCAGGACGAAAAAACTACATTTCACGCCCTCAACAGTTTTAGGAAGTTTATTTTGCTATGCTGATAACAAGGTATTTACGCCAAGGAAATTTATGAGAAGAGGAGATTGATCAATGAAAAAGTTATTAGTAGTCCTTATGATAGCGGTTATGTCTTTAAGTCTTATAGGCTGTGGAGGAGATGAGGCTCCGGCTTCTGCGCCAGCTAGCAATCCACCTACAAACGAAGTGCCTGCGGACCAGGTGGCCCAGGTGCAAGCGTTGGCTAATGCAGATTATGCTCAGCTCCAAGAACTAATGGAAGGTATCGTCGAACACCAAAACATGGGACCGGAATTCGCAGCTCTGCGTCAAAAGGTAATCGATGGCCAAGCTGAAGAAAGTGCCCTGTTAGAAGCCACGAAGCAGTTGGCTGATCATGCACAAGCCCTGCTGGAGACTGCGGAAAAAGCGCAGTGGAAGACGGAGTATTATAAGGAGCATGTTGCCCTTCTAACTGCTTCGATTAGAGCCTTAGCTGATGGGGAACGTTTAAGCTATGAAGCGGGTGTAGAAAATGATGAATCCAAGCTGGTTCAAGTGGCTGAATTAATGGCCGAATATGATAAAAAATTAGGTGAATTCCTTGACCGGTTGGAGAAATAAATTTTGAACTTTTAACTAAGAGCAGACAGATAGATAGATAGATAGTATACTTTCAGCCTGCTCTTTTATTTTATGATTGAGGAGTGATTTGCTTTGCCAACTACATTGATTATTTTAGGTGTTGCTGTCGTTCTGGTTGTTTTATGGGTTATGTCCACACAGCGTAGATTAGTAGTGTTAGATGAGAACATCAATAATGCCATGAGTCAGATAGGGGTTCAGCTATCCTCACGCTTTGATGCTCTGACGGCCCTGCTGGATTTAACGAAGGGCTATGCCAAGCATGAAAGTGAAACTCTAATCGAGACGATTAAGTCCCGTCGTAGTGTCATTACTGCCAAATCAACCCCGAACGAGGTCTTACGCCAGGAGGGGATCATAGCGGAAGCGTTAGGCAGGATTGCCATGGTGGCTGAGCAGTACCCAGAGCTTAAAGCTAACGAAACCTATGCTGAGACAATGGATGCTGTCAATACATATGAAAACCTGGTGCGCAACAGCCGTCTTATTTATAACGATAGTGTGACAAAGCTGAATCGCGAGATCCGCATGTTTCCTGTGTTGCTCATCGCCGGTATGTTGGGCTTTCGGCAAAGAGATTACCTGCAGGAGCAGGAAGGCAAGACGGTTATGCCGAGCATGAAATGAGGTCTGCTATGAAAACAATGATGAGATATAGCTGCGGAATTTTGCTAGTTGTTTTGCTGTTAACTATTGGCCCTAAGCCGACTTATGCTCAAAACCATGTCCGCACCATAGATATTGAGGCAGTCATCTATGACGATGGTTCAATGTATATTACCCAGGTCTGGGAGGGTGACTTTGACGAAGGAACCGAAATCTACATTCCTATGGCTGCTCCCGATTATCTGCAGATCAGTGACTTAAGAGTGGCTGACCACAATGGTGTCTATCAGGTTGTGGAGCCTTGGGATCTGGAGGCCGGCTTTGCGGAGAAAGCCTCCAAATGTGGGCTCAACTACACGGAGGAAGGTTATGAGATCTGCTTCGGACTTAGCGAGTACGGCACCAACCGTTATGCGATTGAGTATCGGCTGAAAAATGTCATTGGTAGCTATACCGATCTCGATGGAGTGAATTTTCGCTTTGCCAACAAGGGTATGAATACGACTCCCACGGATGTGAAAGTAGACATACGCTTAGCTGATGGAACACCTCTCAAGGATGAAGGCAGTGACATCTGGGCTTTTGGTTATGAGGGACAGGTGCTTTTTGAAGATGGGGCCATTAGAGCCTATACAGAAAAACCGCTTACTGAATACAACCATGTGACAGTCATGCTGAGCCTTGAGAAGGGTCTTCTGAATCCCTCAAGAACGGAGAGTGTTAGCTTCGCAGAGGTCAGAGAGCAAGCCTTTCAAGATAGCGATTATGACGATGAAGGCTCAGGGGAGGAAGTCTCAGCGCTAGCAGTATTTTTAACGGTAGCGCTCTCTATTGGGATCCCGCTGGCCCTTATCCTGCTGATTAGCAAGCTAAGAAAGCGCAGTGCAGCTAAGAAGATGCAAGAGTTCGGGCAGCGCTGGGGATATTTTCGCGAGGTTCCCAACAGCGGCAATGTTCAAGCAACTTACGCCTTGGGCAGATTGTTTGAGCTTTGTGAGGAGGGCGCTATCTTGGGGACGGGAATGCTGCGCTTGATTCAATTGGGTTGTTTAGCCCCTGTCCGGCTGGAAGAAGTGGGATTTATGGGCAAGACAAAGGAAATTGTTAGCTTAGAGCTTAAAGGCAGTAACCACAAAGAGATGAACGAATATGATGAGTATTTGTATACAGTTTTAGAAGGAGCAGCAGGGTCTGATGGAATTTTACAGCCAAAGGAATTGCCAAGGTTTGCTGAAAGAAATGATACCTTGCTACGAAATTATCTTGATCAATCGAATGCAGGGGGACTTAAGTATTTGCAGGAAAGGCAATGCCTGACAAGCTGGGAGCCGCCTTTAAAACTAAAGCATCTAACTCCTAGTGGCGAAAAAGAGTTAGGCGAGCTAGTGGGCTTTAAGCAGTATCTGGAGGATTTTTCCTTGGTGGCCGAGCGGGGAGTGGAAACAATGCCTATCTGGCAAGAGCTCTTATCCTATGCCTTGCTCTTTGGCATTGCGGACAAGGTTGCGGAACAGATGCAGGAAGTCTATCCGCAGCTGGGGCGAGAAGTGGAGCAATACAGCCAAAACTTAAAGACATCTTATGCCTATAGTCATCTGTTGGTAACTCACATGCTTCAAGCTGAAGAAAGACGAGCCCAGGCAGCCCGTAGCAAGGGTAGTGGTGGGTTTTCATCCTTGGGAGGCGGTGGAGGCTCAATAGGCGGTGGTCGTGGCGGTGGAACAAGGTAACGAATTTTTAAAGGGAGGCATTTACTATGGGATTATTTTCATCCAAGAAAAACCCTTGCGGAATTTGTGGGGGGGCAACCCCGAGGATTTTTGCCAGAGTGATTGAAGAACAGCCCCTTTGCAGTGATTGTAACGATAGAATCGATATGGAGCCCAGCTTGCAGGATAATTTGACCCTTCAAAGTATCAAAGAGCATTTTGTGTATTTGGAGGAAAACCAGGTACTGCGCGACAACTTTGTGATATCAAAAGATCTCGATTTTGGGTTTTTCTGTGAAAAAGTTATCTTTGATTTTTATAATAAGCTTTTTTGTATGAGTGGAGAACCTGACAAGATGGTTTTTGCAGGTAGCCATCTCAAGTCTTTTACGATTAAAGAGGATCAGGAGACTCTTTTTGAAGGATCTTCTGCTGGATTAAAGCGTTATACGAGCAGTGTGCCTGACCGTGTTGCCGCTCTAGCTCCTCAGTTGGCTATGGTTAGAATGACAGCGCAGGTAGCTAATCAGCTTGATCGGGATGAAGATAACAAAAATAGCTATCGCCCAAGAATGGATATGCCTGAGCCCTTTGAAGAATTTCACATTGAGCTGAAGCTGGAGCATCCTTATTGGCAGACTATCGAATTTAAAGTAAGTGGCCCGGATTTCAACAATACCCACCCCGATGCGAACTCCTTTATGCGTGAGTATGATCAGACTGCGGCTAAGTTAGAAGAGCTAGCTGGCTCCTTGATGCATATTGCTTTCCCGGATGCGGAGGAAATGCTTGTGGGTTGGGTTAATCCTTTACAACAGGCAATGGCAGCGGAAAGGCCGGTGGACAGCATCGAAGAGATTAGACGCTTTAAAGGCTTGCTGGAAGAAGGTCTTATCACAGAGGAGGAGTTTGCAGCTAAGAAAAAACAGCTCTTAGGAATCTAGTTATTAAAGCTTGACTCTATAGTTAATAACTTAAGCAGCGTAGATTGGGAGGATGCCCCAGTCACCTTTGAGACCATTGACGGGTAGATCTTCACCAGCGTGTAGTGAGGATAAACAAAAAAGGATGAATAAGTGAGAAAAACCGAACAAGATAGAAAATGCAAATAAGCATAAGAGGAGGAATTGCATTGCTTAAGAAACGAATTCTCAGTATACTGCTGGTGCTCTGTATGGTGCTTACCATGGTGCCGGCTGAGGTGTTTGGGGAGGGCGAACCACCGTCACCACCAACAGTAACAAGTGTAAGTGCTACAACTACAAACGGTTCCTATAAGCAAGGAGACACGATAGCCATAACCGTAACCTTCAGCAGCGCGGTTACCGTAACCGGTACACCACGGTTGGGGCTGGAGACCGTAACAACGGACCGGACTGCAAGCTATGGTTTCAGAGGCGGCACAAATACCTTAACCTTCATTTACACGGTTCAGGCCGGAGACAGCGCGGAGGACCTTGACTATAAGGCCACAGATTCGCTGAAGTTAAACGGAGGAACCATTATAGCGGGAGCAACAGATGCAATTCTAACCTTGCCGGATCCCGGGGCACCAGGTTCTCTCGGGGCCAACAAGGACATCGTTATTGACGGAATTGCCCCGAGCGCAATTACCATATCAGCCCAGAACACCATTCCGGCAGGTGGAAGCGTCACCCTGACAGCCGTGGGAGGCCCGCTAGCCATTGGTTCCTGGACGGCCATCTTTAACCAAATCAAAGCAAACACAGCCGCAGGAGCAAACTGGATCACCGGAATTGCAGCGAGCGATTTAACCATGTCCCCGGCAGGCGACGGCGTAAGCGCGACCCTGAATAACGGCGGCGCCAGTGCGGCAACCATCGCCGCAGATTTTGTCATTACAGCGGCCAACGTTGTTGACCGCGCCGGTAATATGGCAGCAGGAAATATCACGATAGATTCGGCTCATGCCTTAGTAGTCGGCGATGTGTTCACCGCCAATATTACAGTGGGCGCTGCAGCTGTTCCCTGCACCTATAAAATTATAGAGGTGCCTGCGGGCGAAGGCACTTTCGGAAAGGTGCAGATCGGTGATGGTATGAATAGTGCAATTGCGCCAGATACCGCAGGTCAGCTAATCATTCCCCCTACTGTTGTAAAAGATGGCAAGACCTACGACGTTACTGCCATCGGTAATAATGCCTTCACTAACTGCACCCAGCTTAATGGCACCCTGAACCTACCCGCCAGCGTGACCACTATTGGTGTTGCAGCCTTCGACGGCTGCAGTGGTCTTACCGGCACCCTGAACCTACCCGCCAGCGTGACCACTATTGGTGTTGCAGCCTTCGACGGCTGCAGTGGTCTTACCGGCACCCTGAACCTACCCGCCAGTGTGACCACTATTGGTGTTAGAGCCTTCACGAACTGCAGCGGTTTTACCGGCAATCTGACCATACCCGCCGGTGTGACCACTATCAGTGTTTATGCCTTTAATGGCTGCAGTGGTCTCAACGGCCTGAGCTTTGCTCCAGGCAGTCAGCTTACGACCATTGGTCCTGAAGCATTTCAAGGCTGCAGCAACCTGACCGGCACCCTGACCATACCGGCCGGTGTGACCATTATTGATCCATATGCTTTCGAAGGCTGCAGTGGTCTGACCGCTGTAAGCTTTCTGGGAAACACACGGCCTAATATGTTAGAGGTTGGTGATGTTTTTTTAAACTGCACGCTCCTTGCTACCGTCTATGTTCCCGGTACCTGGGAAGAGGGGAATTCGGTTACCCTTCCAGGTATTGCGACAGCCTATACGACCGCAAACGGAAAGCTGATCAGGGAGATTGTGGAGATTGCCTTCAACGGTCTGACTGCCAACGGGGTAGCAAATACCACCACAACAACCGAGCTGACTCTTACCTTTGACAGCAGCGTAACAGGACTTGCAGCCGGGGATATCACCCTGACTGGTGCAACCAAAGGTGCCTTAAGTGCCACAGAGACAAACGGCGTGTATAAACTGGCGATTTCCGACATTACCGTTGCCGACAGCGCCAATGTAACCGTAGCGGTTGCTAAAACAGGCTTTGCTTTTACCCCATCCAGCAAAACGGCGGCGGTGTATGTGGGTTCAGCACTGGTAGCTCCGAGTATCACCACCACCAACCTACCGGGGGGCACAGTGGGAACAGCGTATTCACAGACGCTTGCTGCCACAGGGAGTACGTCGATTACCTGGTCGCTGGACAGCAGTAGTTTGCCGGCAGGTTTGACCCTGGCCGCAGGCACCGGCACGATCAGCGGCACACCCACGACCAGCGGAAGCGTGACCTTCACGGTTAAAGCCACAAACGGAGTAAGTCCGGATGATACACAAGAGCTGAGCATCACCATCGCTGCCCGGCCATCATCAGACGGCGGAGGCGGTGGCGGTTCTGTCCCGGCCCCAACCCCAACCCCAACCGCCGGAATCTTTACCTTTACCCCTACTCAGCTTACGGAGATGATCAGCGGCAACCAGGCCATTCAAGTGGAAAACGGCCTGCAAATTACTGCCCAGCCGCAGGATATCCCCCGCGCCGAGGGTGAAGCCCTTGTGATCAAAGCCTCGGAAATCAAAGAATCAAATACCCTTAATTCCTTCTATCTGACCTATCCCGACCAACAGGGCCTTCGCAAAGGCTACAACATTACCTTTGCTACCGAGAAAGACGGACAGACCAATAATATTACCCAGCTAAAGGGGAAGATCACTTTAACCTTCCAGCTGACGGAAGAAGAAATCCAGAGCATCGATCCCAGTACACTAGTGGTTTATAAGGAGGGTGGTGACGGGGGCATTACGACTCTGGTCGGAACCTTTGACTGGGAAAACAATGCCTTTAGCGTCACCACCGACCACCTATGCAACTTCTATCTAATGGCTCAAAAAGGTATTCCGGCCCAAAGACTCAGTGGGGCCAATCGCTATGAGACTGCGGCGGCCATCAGCCGTCAGGGTTGGAAAACGGCTAATAATGTTGTCTTAGCCAGTGGTGAGGATTATCCTGATGCTTTGGTGGCAGCGACCCTGGCTGGGGTGAAGGATGCTCCGGTTCTCCTGACAGCTAAAGACAGCTTAAGTCCGGAGACATTACGGGAGATTCAGCGTCTGCAAGCTAAAAACATTTATATTCTGGGTGGTTCGGGAGTGATCGCTCTAGCAGTGGAGGACCAGTTGGCTCAAAACTATACTACTCAACGTATCTATGGTGTGAATCGCTATGAAACTGCCGTAAAGATGGGAGAGTTGATCCAGTCCGATAAGGCAAACACCGCTAACTATAACACATCAAAAACAGTCATCCTGGCAACGGGTCTAGATTATCCCGATGCCTTGAGTATCGCACCTTTTGCGGCTCAGTACGCACTGCCGATTCTCTTTACCGGAAAAGAAGCTTTGCAGGAAAAGACGGCTCAAGCTTTACGAGATTGGGGCATTGAGGAGGTTATCCTGGTGGGTGGCTCAGGGGTCATAGCCGAAGCTGTGGGAGATACTCTTGAAAACCAGCTAAAGATAAAAATCACTCGCCTCAGTGGCAGTGATCGTTATCAAACCAGTCTGGCCATAGCCCAATACTTTGAGAACTATGGCGTGGCAGATCAAAGCAATGCCAGTACAAACAACTCAGCAAAGCTATATACCAAAGCGGCTTTTGCAACAGGGGAAAGCTATGCCGATGCACTGGCTGGAGCAGCACTGGCCGGCAAAGAAAGAATGCCCCTCTTCCTGGTGAATGAATCCTCTCTCCGTACGGAGCTAAGTGCTTTTTTACAAGAGCGGCAGCTCCAAAAGATCTATGTCTTAGGAGGTGAAGGTGCACTTTCTGAGGTAGTGAAAAAGGAAATTAGTATTAAAGCCCAGCAATAGCCGGTAGAAGTAGAAGGTAACTATTTGCTGATTAACACAAAAAAGCGTGCCGCCAAGAGGTTGTAAATAACCCAGAGCGGCACGCTAGCCAACACAATAAAAGAGCGGATTTCAAGGAAGAGAAGTTTAACTATTGCCTAAGGGCAGCACAATTTTAAGAGTAAAAATAGCATTCTTAGCTGCAAAGGAGCAGTAGCCTTGGTGTTTATCGGTGATCATCATGATACTTTTGGTGCCGAAGCCGTGCTCGGAGTCCTTGCCTGGCCTTTGGGGCAGACCGTTCTCCAATATTAATTGGCCGGCATAGCTATTCTCTATGAGGATAAGCAAGTTACCCTTATGAGTTTGGCAGTTAGCGCGCACCATTCTATACGCGGGATCGGTTACTAGTGCCGCAGCACTCATGGCATTTTCAAGCCCGTTGGATAGCAAAGCGCAAAGCTCAGTTTCGAGAAATGGAAGGCTCGGCGGCAAGTTAGCCTTCACCGAGAATTTGACACCGTGGGTCTTTGCTTTGACCGCGAAGGAAGAAAGAATAAGATTGACAGTGTTGTTCTTCGAGTAGCGGTGGGGTGTCATCTCTTCAATATCCGCTTGAGTAAGCTGAATATAGTCTAAGGCTTGCTGCTGTTCACCATCGGTAAGATAACCCCTGATTAGGGAAAGATGATGACGCATATCATGCCGGTAAATGGCTACTGCTTTCTGGGCTTCTTTGAGGGCAGACATTTCCAATTCGGATTGTTTGAAAAGTAGCTGTAGGTTAGCATTCTCAAGTGCCATGTCCCGTTTCTGCTTGGATATTTTTAAATACATGATGGAGAATATGAAGTAAACAATAGCAATGGCGGTATCTAAGAATTCAACCACCGCAGGTCCACCACTATATAACAAGTCACTGTATACTGTGATACCATATTCGATTACATAATAAGTCAGAGGCACATATATAAATAAGGAAACAACTCGATGATCTTCTTGCTTCAAACCAATAATAATCGGTGCTGCTGCTTTTATAATTAAGATCAACAAAGGGATCGTGATCAAGATTTGTACCAAATAAGAGATATCGCTGTTATATCCCCAAAAGGACGAAACTACTGTACCGATCCATTTCCGTGGTGTGCATAGTAAATAAGCAGTCAACACAGAAACTAAGGCGATGTTGATAGGTTTCTTGTAATAGATTACCAAGAGTATAATCAAGGGGATATGGGTAAAAAAGGGATAAGATTTATATAAAAAATCTGTACCCAAAAGCAGATGGACACTTAATTGCACTATCAAAAAGCTCAGGGCTATAAAAATAACACTTTTTAAGTATCTTCTAATCGAAACATTGGCAAAGGATAAAGACATTATCAGTCCATATATCAAGACGAAGCAGTAATTAATGATAGAAAATGATAGCATATCAAATTACCCTCACACAGCTCTATATACTTTGCTTCATTTTAGAGAAATTATTAGATAATCACGAAGATTTATTGGGAGAACAGAACAAGTATAGCACGAAAGTCTACCTAATTTAATATTTTTTGACTAGAAGGTATATCGATAGGTTATAAATTAATTAAGACAGTTAGGGAAGGTAGAAAGAAGGGATGTGGCTTGGCGACAATAATCCTCACTTTAGTCGCAGGAATCAGCACCACAGCTTTTATGATTTTATGGTTTTGGGTAGTGCGCGAAAAGTTGCTGGCTAAACAATCTACAGTTCAAAGTGCCGCAAGTCAGCTCATCGTCTGCCGAAAGAAGTATTTACAAGCTAAAGATGAGCTGGACGAATTAGATGCCCAGAGTATTCTCCTGCGTAGTCAAGATATATATATCCAGTCGGTAAGGCTCTATAACCAAACTTTAAGGAAGCCTTGGAACCGCATTCCTGGATTCTGCATGGGTTTTTTCGGGATGTCTGACAAAGAAAGTTCCCAAAAGAAAGGCTGACTCGCCCTTCATGTTGATACTAAAAGGGTGACCTTTTTGTACTGTGCGTGCCTAGGTGCGCATTATCTAGCTGGAAAAAGTAGATACTGTGCTCCTGTTCTACTAAGCGTATATATAGGCCTGTCCCAAATACGAAGGCGCCTTCGTATTTGGGACAGGCCTGTGCATTGTCACCCATTCATACTCACTTGAGCCGAGACTTCTCTGTCGTATTGTGGCATCGTGGTGGACATCTAGGTTATAATAAGATAAGTAAATGAGGGAAATGAGGGAAAACATGTCGCTTCGAAATATTTACTGCGTGGGTCGCAACTACCGATTGCATGCAGAAGAGTTAAATAATGCGGTGCCGGAAGCCCCGTTGATTTTTACCAAACCAACTCATGCTTATACGGAGGCTAAGGGGCAGATCATTAAAATGCCGACCGACAAAGGGGCTGTGCATTATGAAGTGGAGCTCGTCATCCATCTCGACCAAGACTACGAAGAAGGAATGAGCGCCGATGAACTGATTGATAAGATTTCAATTGGGGTGGACTTCACCCTAAGAGAATTGCAAGAAGAACTGAAAAAGAAAGGTTATCCTTGGTTGCCTGCTAAAGGGTTTCCCAATTCTGCTCTTTGTTCTCCGTGGATGCCGTTTGCCGGTCTTGAGGCTATCAAGGAATATGATTTCGCTCTGCTGAAGAATGGGCAAGAAGTCCAGCATGGGAATATAAAAGATATGATTTTCGACATTCCTGAGATCTTAGAATATGTCGCCAAGGAATTTGGACTCGGAGCCGGGGATGTTATCTTCACGGGAACTCCGGCAGGGGTCGGGAAAATACAGGATGGGGATCATTTAATCCTCAAATGGCAAGACACTAAAGTTGGTGAGTGCCAAATCGGTTTCTAATTTCTAAAAAACTATTAAATATTGTATACATGGTGTAAAAAGGTTGATAGAATGTAAAATTCTCGGTAAATTTAAACCATCCCTCGGTAGAGGAAGAATCGTAAAAAACCTTAGAGTATGGAGGATGAACATGGTACGTCTAATTAATAATGGTATATTCCTTATTCAAGGGAAGCAAGCCTTGGAGGTTAAGGATACAAATGTGCTTTGCGATCTGGCAGGGCAACCCGTTCAACCGGATCAACTTCCTCAAGAAGTAATCCTAGATCGTCAAAGTGCCCAACAAAATACGATGGCTTATCAAATCTTATCCCGGCACAATACTTCCGGCACTATGGAGCACTTGAAGATTCGCTTCGATGCCTTGACATCTCATGATATTACCTATGTAGGGATTGTCCAAACCGCTCGGGCTAGTGGCTTAAAGGAATTCCCCATTCCTTATGTTCTGACCAACTGTCATAATAGCTTATCGGCGGTCGGGGGAACCATCAATGAGGATGATCATGTGTTTGGTCTCTCAGCAGCTCAAAAATATGGCGGAATCTTTGTTCCGGCCCATCAAGCAGTGATTCATCAATATATGCGAGAAATGATGACCGGTGGTGGCAAAATGCTGCTTGGCTCAGATAGCCATACCCGTTACGGAGCCTTTGGTACCATGGGCGTGGGCGAAGGGGGACCGGAACTCGTCAAACAACTCTTGCAAAAGACCTATGATATTAAATATCCTGGGGTGGTCGCCATCTATCTGGAAGGTAAACCACAGCCTGGGGTGGGACCTCAAGATGTGGCCTTAGCCATTATTCGGGCCGTCTTCAACAATGGCTTTGTCAAAAATAAAGTCATGGAGTTTGTGGGCCCCGGAATTGCGAACTTATCGGTGGACTTCCGAAGCGGCATCGATGTTATGACCACAGAGACCACTTGCTTAAGCTCCATTTGGGTGACCGATGATCAGGTTAAGAAGTATATGGAGATCCATGGCCGTGGCGAAGCATATGCCAAAGTTGAGCCGGGGAATGTGGCTTATTATGACGGCATGGTCCATGTGGATTTAAGCAAAATTAAACCGATGATTGCTATGCCCTTCCATCCCAGCAACGCCTTTACGATTGAGGAGCTCAACCAAAACCCTTATGATATCCTCAAGCAGGTGGAAGAAGAGGGAAGAAAACAACTGGCTAATCCTAAAATCAATTTCAATCTTACGGATCGCATCAAAAACGGTCGACTGTTTGTAGATCAAGCGATCGTTGCCGGCTGTGCCGGTGGTAGCTATCAAAACATCATGGATGTAGCTACTATTGTCGATAGCCAATCCGTGGGCAGTGATTATCTTTCCTTCAGCGTCTATCCTGCCAGCCAGCCTATTTACTACGAGCTCATCAAGAGAGGTGCCATCGGCAAGCTTATGCAAGCAGGAGCAC from Desulfitobacterium dichloroeliminans LMG P-21439 encodes the following:
- a CDS encoding LytR/AlgR family response regulator transcription factor, translating into MLKIAICDDDVQELTRLTNLMKKYQAEKKATMKYVTFSNAIELLETMRKGIYDVLLLDILMPGVNGMEAAHEIRRFDSEVRIIFLTSSPEFAIESYAVDAYYYLLKPCAPEKLYPVLDSLFLDSHKEEAALNIKTASGVMRIPFSRLEFLEVINKKLYFHINDGSVKEIYGSLSDFEPELLSREEFVKVHRSCIVNMCCIQEINGRELITYAHQSAPISRLLYGKVREAYMQYLFVEKGIQP
- a CDS encoding LemA family protein → MSTQRRLVVLDENINNAMSQIGVQLSSRFDALTALLDLTKGYAKHESETLIETIKSRRSVITAKSTPNEVLRQEGIIAEALGRIAMVAEQYPELKANETYAETMDAVNTYENLVRNSRLIYNDSVTKLNREIRMFPVLLIAGMLGFRQRDYLQEQEGKTVMPSMK
- a CDS encoding DUF2207 family protein, giving the protein MKTMMRYSCGILLVVLLLTIGPKPTYAQNHVRTIDIEAVIYDDGSMYITQVWEGDFDEGTEIYIPMAAPDYLQISDLRVADHNGVYQVVEPWDLEAGFAEKASKCGLNYTEEGYEICFGLSEYGTNRYAIEYRLKNVIGSYTDLDGVNFRFANKGMNTTPTDVKVDIRLADGTPLKDEGSDIWAFGYEGQVLFEDGAIRAYTEKPLTEYNHVTVMLSLEKGLLNPSRTESVSFAEVREQAFQDSDYDDEGSGEEVSALAVFLTVALSIGIPLALILLISKLRKRSAAKKMQEFGQRWGYFREVPNSGNVQATYALGRLFELCEEGAILGTGMLRLIQLGCLAPVRLEEVGFMGKTKEIVSLELKGSNHKEMNEYDEYLYTVLEGAAGSDGILQPKELPRFAERNDTLLRNYLDQSNAGGLKYLQERQCLTSWEPPLKLKHLTPSGEKELGELVGFKQYLEDFSLVAERGVETMPIWQELLSYALLFGIADKVAEQMQEVYPQLGREVEQYSQNLKTSYAYSHLLVTHMLQAEERRAQAARSKGSGGFSSLGGGGGSIGGGRGGGTR
- a CDS encoding SHOCT domain-containing protein, yielding MGLFSSKKNPCGICGGATPRIFARVIEEQPLCSDCNDRIDMEPSLQDNLTLQSIKEHFVYLEENQVLRDNFVISKDLDFGFFCEKVIFDFYNKLFCMSGEPDKMVFAGSHLKSFTIKEDQETLFEGSSAGLKRYTSSVPDRVAALAPQLAMVRMTAQVANQLDRDEDNKNSYRPRMDMPEPFEEFHIELKLEHPYWQTIEFKVSGPDFNNTHPDANSFMREYDQTAAKLEELAGSLMHIAFPDAEEMLVGWVNPLQQAMAAERPVDSIEEIRRFKGLLEEGLITEEEFAAKKKQLLGI
- a CDS encoding cell wall-binding repeat-containing protein encodes the protein MLKKRILSILLVLCMVLTMVPAEVFGEGEPPSPPTVTSVSATTTNGSYKQGDTIAITVTFSSAVTVTGTPRLGLETVTTDRTASYGFRGGTNTLTFIYTVQAGDSAEDLDYKATDSLKLNGGTIIAGATDAILTLPDPGAPGSLGANKDIVIDGIAPSAITISAQNTIPAGGSVTLTAVGGPLAIGSWTAIFNQIKANTAAGANWITGIAASDLTMSPAGDGVSATLNNGGASAATIAADFVITAANVVDRAGNMAAGNITIDSAHALVVGDVFTANITVGAAAVPCTYKIIEVPAGEGTFGKVQIGDGMNSAIAPDTAGQLIIPPTVVKDGKTYDVTAIGNNAFTNCTQLNGTLNLPASVTTIGVAAFDGCSGLTGTLNLPASVTTIGVAAFDGCSGLTGTLNLPASVTTIGVRAFTNCSGFTGNLTIPAGVTTISVYAFNGCSGLNGLSFAPGSQLTTIGPEAFQGCSNLTGTLTIPAGVTIIDPYAFEGCSGLTAVSFLGNTRPNMLEVGDVFLNCTLLATVYVPGTWEEGNSVTLPGIATAYTTANGKLIREIVEIAFNGLTANGVANTTTTTELTLTFDSSVTGLAAGDITLTGATKGALSATETNGVYKLAISDITVADSANVTVAVAKTGFAFTPSSKTAAVYVGSALVAPSITTTNLPGGTVGTAYSQTLAATGSTSITWSLDSSSLPAGLTLAAGTGTISGTPTTSGSVTFTVKATNGVSPDDTQELSITIAARPSSDGGGGGGSVPAPTPTPTAGIFTFTPTQLTEMISGNQAIQVENGLQITAQPQDIPRAEGEALVIKASEIKESNTLNSFYLTYPDQQGLRKGYNITFATEKDGQTNNITQLKGKITLTFQLTEEEIQSIDPSTLVVYKEGGDGGITTLVGTFDWENNAFSVTTDHLCNFYLMAQKGIPAQRLSGANRYETAAAISRQGWKTANNVVLASGEDYPDALVAATLAGVKDAPVLLTAKDSLSPETLREIQRLQAKNIYILGGSGVIALAVEDQLAQNYTTQRIYGVNRYETAVKMGELIQSDKANTANYNTSKTVILATGLDYPDALSIAPFAAQYALPILFTGKEALQEKTAQALRDWGIEEVILVGGSGVIAEAVGDTLENQLKIKITRLSGSDRYQTSLAIAQYFENYGVADQSNASTNNSAKLYTKAAFATGESYADALAGAALAGKERMPLFLVNESSLRTELSAFLQERQLQKIYVLGGEGALSEVVKKEISIKAQQ